The following are from one region of the Sulfurimicrobium lacus genome:
- a CDS encoding SRPBCC family protein, which produces MSGSPVAGGAVAEYRLLTIWRIEAPLEEVYAAIRDSLRWPEWWPGVRNVEQVAPGDTDGINSVWRYSWQGPLPYRVAFEVCATRIEKLVAIEGTARGDLEGIGRWHFSRQDAVSVISCEWHVRSTRWWMNLIAPLARPMFIRNHALVMAQGGEGLARRLGALLVGQEHIDLMAATVPRAAKV; this is translated from the coding sequence ATGAGCGGATCACCTGTCGCTGGAGGCGCCGTGGCCGAATACCGTTTGCTGACCATCTGGCGCATCGAAGCGCCGCTGGAGGAGGTGTACGCGGCCATCCGCGACTCCCTACGCTGGCCTGAATGGTGGCCGGGCGTGCGAAATGTGGAACAGGTTGCCCCTGGCGATACCGATGGCATTAACAGCGTCTGGCGCTATTCCTGGCAGGGACCATTGCCATACCGGGTGGCGTTTGAAGTGTGCGCCACACGCATCGAAAAGCTGGTGGCTATCGAGGGGACTGCTCGGGGCGACCTTGAAGGAATCGGCCGCTGGCACTTCTCCCGTCAGGACGCGGTGAGCGTCATCAGCTGCGAGTGGCATGTCCGCAGCACCCGTTGGTGGATGAACCTGATCGCCCCGCTTGCCCGACCGATGTTCATCCGCAACCATGCGCTGGTAATGGCGCAGGGCGGTGAGGGACTGGCACGCCGACTCGGGGCGCTTCTGGTGGGCCAGGAACACATCGACTTGATGGCGGCAACCGTCCCGCGAGCCGCGAAAGTTTGA
- a CDS encoding DUF3309 family protein, with protein MSSGTILLIILVVLLIGAFPGWPYSRGWGYVPSGGLGVVLVIFLILFLLGKI; from the coding sequence ATGTCATCAGGAACGATTCTTCTGATCATTCTGGTTGTACTGCTGATCGGCGCGTTTCCCGGTTGGCCCTACAGCCGGGGATGGGGTTACGTGCCCAGCGGCGGTCTTGGGGTGGTGTTGGTGATCTTCCTCATCCTGTTTCTCCTGGGCAAGATATAG
- a CDS encoding DUF1003 domain-containing protein gives MKEPAVPPASQPDYRETPLESERDQISQNIGAVLDFYTREEQKVSRWQRILERISLFIGQPVFLGFILLFVALWILANIVLRLFGMAEFDPAPYLWLQGIVGLGALLTATIVLTKQNRFAKLEEQRAHLDLKVTLLTEQKTAKLIDLMEELRRDLPNVRDRHDPEAAALQQSMNPDLVLAALDERSDPDGRSKPAGETQEDGS, from the coding sequence ATGAAAGAACCAGCCGTTCCGCCGGCGTCGCAGCCGGATTACCGGGAGACGCCATTAGAATCCGAACGCGACCAGATCAGCCAGAATATCGGTGCCGTACTGGATTTCTACACGCGCGAAGAGCAAAAGGTCAGCCGCTGGCAACGGATACTCGAACGCATCAGCCTGTTTATCGGGCAACCGGTTTTTCTGGGCTTCATTCTGCTCTTTGTCGCGCTCTGGATTCTCGCCAATATCGTATTGCGCCTGTTTGGCATGGCCGAATTCGACCCGGCCCCTTATTTGTGGCTGCAGGGGATTGTCGGACTGGGCGCGTTGCTCACAGCCACCATCGTTCTGACCAAGCAGAACCGGTTCGCCAAGCTAGAGGAACAGCGGGCTCATCTGGACCTGAAAGTGACGCTGTTGACCGAGCAGAAGACCGCCAAACTTATCGACCTGATGGAAGAGTTGCGGCGCGATTTGCCCAATGTCAGAGACCGTCATGATCCCGAGGCGGCTGCACTGCAGCAGTCGATGAATCCCGATCTGGTGCTTGCCGCGCTGGATGAACGCAGCGACCCGGACGGGCGATCGAAGCCCGCCGGAGAAACGCAAGAGGACGGCTCGTAA
- a CDS encoding CDP-alcohol phosphatidyltransferase family protein produces the protein MKQGKHLSMIRSFHLADWFTLGNAACGVGALFAMMSYLQSPDVRHLFFACALLALALVFDVIDGHVARWRKQSSVLGRELDSLADVISFGVAPAAIAYGVGMNGLWDRVILLYFVVCGVSRLARYNVTAEDLAQGSDKVKYFEGTPIPTSLLPVIVIAIAAGYGAIGDHLWFGMLHLGPWRFHPLVLMFAVSGTLMISRTLHIPKL, from the coding sequence ATGAAACAAGGTAAGCATCTCTCGATGATCCGCAGTTTCCATCTCGCGGACTGGTTTACATTAGGCAATGCAGCATGCGGTGTCGGTGCGCTGTTCGCCATGATGAGCTATCTGCAGAGCCCGGATGTGCGGCACCTGTTTTTTGCCTGCGCCCTGCTTGCACTGGCGCTTGTATTCGATGTCATCGATGGCCATGTCGCGCGTTGGCGCAAGCAAAGCTCGGTGCTGGGGCGCGAATTGGACTCCTTGGCCGACGTGATCTCCTTCGGTGTCGCGCCGGCGGCCATCGCCTACGGAGTCGGCATGAACGGTCTTTGGGATCGAGTGATTCTGCTCTACTTCGTTGTGTGCGGTGTGAGCCGCCTTGCCCGCTACAACGTCACAGCCGAAGATCTGGCGCAAGGCAGCGACAAGGTGAAATACTTCGAGGGCACGCCGATCCCGACTTCACTGTTGCCCGTCATCGTCATCGCTATCGCCGCCGGATACGGTGCGATCGGCGACCATCTCTGGTTTGGCATGCTTCACCTTGGTCCATGGCGATTCCACCCGCTGGTATTGATGTTTGCGGTGTCCGGCACATTGATGATCAGCCGGACACTGCACATCCCGAAA
- a CDS encoding DUF1840 domain-containing protein — protein MLVTFTTDAYADITMFGEVAVTLLKMMGHSGTVPGAILAADVPDALRRLTAAINAEKASPPIEDSDADEPVVSMANRGLPLINLFTAAAKDGCNVMWK, from the coding sequence ATGCTGGTGACATTCACAACCGATGCTTATGCCGACATCACCATGTTTGGAGAGGTCGCGGTTACCCTGCTGAAAATGATGGGACATAGCGGAACCGTGCCCGGCGCCATTCTGGCGGCAGACGTTCCTGATGCGCTGAGGCGCCTGACCGCCGCTATCAATGCTGAAAAAGCCTCGCCGCCGATTGAGGACAGTGATGCGGACGAGCCGGTGGTGAGCATGGCTAATCGAGGGCTGCCGCTGATTAATCTGTTTACTGCCGCAGCAAAAGACGGCTGTAACGTCATGTGGAAATAA
- a CDS encoding Crp/Fnr family transcriptional regulator, producing the protein MSDSPVPPQNQLLAALPQLVYERLLPHLELVQMPLGETLYESGGELRHVYFPTTAIVSLLYVMKDGASAEIAGVGNEGIVGIATFTGGVTMPNRSMVLCTGHAYRLRTQLLKDEFNRAGALQTLLLRYTQALMTQISQTAVCNRHHSVEQQLSRWLLLSLDRLPSNELAMTQELIASAFGVRREGITEAVGKLKHAGHISCRRGHITVLDRTGLEKRACECYQVVKNEFHRLLPENLAQPSHVECGNILPLRDALGFHGKVHRPAQPEKLRSIHGNP; encoded by the coding sequence ATGTCAGACTCGCCTGTCCCACCGCAAAACCAGCTTCTCGCGGCACTGCCGCAGCTCGTGTATGAGCGCCTGCTGCCCCATCTCGAGCTGGTACAGATGCCGCTCGGTGAGACGCTGTATGAATCCGGGGGCGAATTGCGCCACGTCTATTTCCCGACGACCGCTATCGTTTCCCTGCTTTATGTCATGAAGGATGGGGCGTCAGCCGAAATCGCCGGGGTAGGCAATGAGGGAATAGTCGGTATCGCCACCTTTACCGGCGGCGTCACCATGCCGAATCGCTCCATGGTGCTGTGCACAGGCCACGCCTATCGGCTGAGGACGCAGTTGCTGAAGGACGAGTTCAATCGTGCCGGCGCATTGCAAACCTTGCTGTTGCGTTATACCCAGGCGCTGATGACGCAGATATCCCAGACCGCAGTGTGCAATCGGCATCATTCGGTGGAACAACAGCTGAGCCGCTGGCTGCTGCTAAGCCTCGACCGATTGCCCTCGAATGAACTGGCCATGACGCAGGAACTGATTGCCAGCGCGTTCGGCGTGCGTCGCGAAGGCATTACCGAAGCCGTCGGGAAACTGAAGCACGCCGGTCATATTTCATGCCGCCGCGGCCACATCACCGTGCTCGACCGCACCGGACTGGAAAAACGGGCCTGCGAATGCTACCAGGTCGTAAAAAATGAATTTCATCGCCTGCTTCCTGAAAATCTAGCTCAACCGAGTCACGTTGAATGCGGAAATATCTTGCCCCTTCGCGATGCGCTCGGCTTTCACGGAAAAGTGCATAGACCGGCACAGCCTGAGAAGCTTCGGTCTATCCATGGCAATCCGTGA
- a CDS encoding GGDEF domain-containing protein, which translates to MKMARISKFLLGTFWTGWRRWAAWSICIGAIFLLGALRSATDADFTFASLVILPVLAIAWIDGKRNGLLVAFLAAAMWTVADIAAERQFSTQWIPWSNALTRLMTYSLVALLAAQVRLQFEREHELATRDALTGLLNRRAFLEAGSAEVERAKRYARPLTVIFLDLDDFKQLNDAKGHDAGDAALQATAKALLSTLRSSDRVARMGGDEFAVLLPEIGYDAAVEAGRKISIAVSAALAAFPPVKASLGIAWFGEADRLFPEMLKAADGLMYEVKESGKGDMRPRRFSAMNKSGAEK; encoded by the coding sequence ATGAAAATGGCAAGAATCTCCAAATTCCTGCTCGGCACGTTCTGGACCGGCTGGCGCCGCTGGGCTGCATGGTCAATCTGCATCGGCGCGATCTTCCTGCTGGGGGCGCTGCGGAGCGCAACGGATGCCGACTTCACCTTTGCCTCACTGGTGATTCTGCCCGTGCTGGCGATCGCATGGATAGACGGAAAAAGAAATGGCTTGCTTGTGGCTTTCCTGGCGGCTGCAATGTGGACCGTGGCCGATATTGCTGCAGAACGGCAATTCAGCACCCAGTGGATTCCATGGTCGAACGCCTTAACCCGCTTGATGACCTATAGCCTGGTGGCGCTCCTTGCCGCTCAAGTGCGACTGCAATTCGAAAGAGAGCATGAATTAGCGACTCGCGATGCCCTGACCGGGCTGCTAAACAGGCGAGCCTTCCTTGAGGCCGGCAGCGCCGAAGTCGAGCGCGCGAAGCGCTATGCGCGTCCCTTGACCGTCATTTTTCTGGACCTGGACGACTTCAAACAGCTTAACGACGCCAAGGGCCATGATGCCGGGGACGCCGCCCTGCAGGCGACGGCCAAGGCGCTGCTCAGCACCTTGCGTTCCAGCGATCGAGTCGCGCGAATGGGGGGTGACGAATTCGCCGTTCTGCTGCCGGAAATTGGATACGATGCCGCGGTAGAAGCAGGGCGAAAAATCTCCATTGCGGTGAGCGCGGCGCTTGCGGCGTTCCCGCCGGTGAAAGCAAGCCTCGGCATAGCGTGGTTCGGGGAAGCCGATCGGTTGTTCCCGGAAATGCTGAAAGCGGCCGACGGATTGATGTACGAGGTAAAGGAAAGCGGGAAAGGCGACATGCGCCCACGACGCTTTTCCGCGATGAACAAGTCGGGCGCCGAAAAATAG
- a CDS encoding Crp/Fnr family transcriptional regulator encodes MNTPPSPNQNHLLAALPSAEFERIAPHLELVAMPLGEVLYESGGQLHHAYFPTTAIVSLHYVMENGASSEIAGVGNEGVLGISLFMGGNTTPSRAIVQTAGHGFRLKARSLLEEFNRAGPLMRLLLRYTQALITQVSQTAVCNRHHSVEQQLCRWLLLTLDRLPSRELTMTQELIASMLGVRREGITEAAGNLQRTGLISYRRGHITVLDRSGLESHVCECYAVVKQEFDRLLCDVRNRHDFS; translated from the coding sequence ATGAATACCCCGCCCAGCCCCAATCAAAATCATCTTCTCGCCGCCCTGCCCTCAGCCGAGTTCGAGCGCATCGCGCCCCATCTTGAACTCGTTGCGATGCCGCTGGGCGAAGTGCTTTATGAATCCGGCGGCCAGTTGCACCACGCTTATTTCCCGACCACCGCCATCGTCTCCCTGCATTACGTGATGGAGAACGGCGCGTCGTCCGAAATCGCGGGCGTGGGTAATGAGGGCGTACTCGGCATTTCTCTTTTCATGGGCGGCAATACCACACCCAGCCGGGCCATCGTTCAGACCGCGGGCCACGGCTTCCGCCTGAAGGCGCGCTCGCTGCTGGAGGAATTCAATCGTGCCGGGCCGCTGATGCGCTTGCTGCTGCGTTACACCCAGGCATTGATTACGCAGGTGTCGCAAACGGCGGTCTGCAACCGGCATCATTCGGTGGAGCAGCAACTGTGCCGCTGGCTGTTGCTGACCCTCGATCGCCTGCCGTCGCGTGAATTGACCATGACTCAGGAACTGATTGCCAGCATGCTCGGCGTACGCCGCGAAGGCATCACCGAAGCCGCCGGAAATCTGCAGCGCACGGGCTTGATCAGTTACCGCCGCGGGCACATCACCGTGCTTGACCGCTCGGGGCTGGAGTCCCACGTGTGTGAATGCTATGCGGTGGTCAAACAGGAATTCGATCGCCTGCTGTGCGATGTCCGAAATCGCCACGATTTTTCCTAG